The following DNA comes from Alienimonas californiensis.
GCCGATCCGCGACGGCGAGGCCGCGGGTCGGGTCGAACGCCCGCCAGCCGCCGCCGGGCAGGAAGACCTCGGCCCAGGCGTGCAGTTCCGGTTCGCTGCCGCCCTCCGGCGGGCTCGTGTAGCCGCTGACGAACCGACAGGCGAGGTCCTGCGTCCGACAGGCGTCCATGAACAGCACCGCGAGGTCGCGGCAGGCGCCGCCGCCTTCCCACACCTCCGCGGGGGTGAACGGCTCCCCGGTCTCCCGATAGCGGACCGGGCAGCGACGGTGGATCTCGTCGTTGAGCGCGGTGAGGAACTTCATCGGCTCCGGGTTCTGCTCCGCCAACTTCGCGGCCATCTTTGCGACGGGGTCGCCGGCCGGGATCTTGCCGGGCACGCGAGCCATCGAGGGGATGAGCAGGGGGCCGAAGTCCCCGTAATCGATTGGCAGGTGAGTGGATTGGATGAGGAAGTCGAACGGATTCTCCCGCACGATCTCCACCGTCAGCAGTGCGGTGATCGTCAGACGGTCCGTCTCTCCGGCGAACCAGACGACCTCCGTCGCGTTGCCCTCGGCGTCGAGGTCCTCGGTCCGGCCGACCGGCTGGGGGTCGATCGAGAGGGTGTGGGCGACGCACCGCTGGCCGGCGCCGTCGCGGGGGCGGAACCGCAACGTCTGCGGGCCGAGGGCGACCGGACTGCTGTAGCGGTACCGGGTGGAATGCCGAACGTTGAAACGCACCGAGAGCTTTCAGGACAGATGGGCCGGGACGAGCGCGTCCTCCGGCCGTACGAGAGGCAGGCCCGCATTCTATCCGTCGCGGTGGACGCGAACCCGGATAAACCCGGGCGGCGCCGTCAGGTGCCGTA
Coding sequences within:
- a CDS encoding transglutaminase family protein, which produces MRFNVRHSTRYRYSSPVALGPQTLRFRPRDGAGQRCVAHTLSIDPQPVGRTEDLDAEGNATEVVWFAGETDRLTITALLTVEIVRENPFDFLIQSTHLPIDYGDFGPLLIPSMARVPGKIPAGDPVAKMAAKLAEQNPEPMKFLTALNDEIHRRCPVRYRETGEPFTPAEVWEGGGACRDLAVLFMDACRTQDLACRFVSGYTSPPEGGSEPELHAWAEVFLPGGGWRAFDPTRGLAVADRHVTVTASADPQFCMPISGGYSGQAETTIDFDLDVVMTEGHSYSYQPSQSQQQ